From Juglans regia cultivar Chandler chromosome 6, Walnut 2.0, whole genome shotgun sequence, the proteins below share one genomic window:
- the LOC108981885 gene encoding protein argonaute 1-like, whose amino-acid sequence MVRKRRTELPSGSESSQAQQETSGGGSGRGYQPRPAERSAPPQQQHAGGRGWAPQGGRGGYGGGRSGRGMPPQQQYGGTPEYQGRGRGGPPQQGGRGGYGGGPGGISGRGGPSSGGPSRPSDPELHQATQVQHQPGVIPPQPTSSEASSSTRPPEPSQVVQQFEELTIQGAPSQAIQPVPPSSKSVRFPLRPGKGSTGTKCIVKANHFFAELPDKDLHQYDVTITPEVTSRGVNRAVMEQLVRLYRESHLGKRLPAYDGRKSLYTAGPLPFLSKEFKITLIDEDDGSGGQRREREFKVVIKLAARADLHHLGLFLQGRQADAPQEALQVLDIVLRELPTTRYCPVGRSFYSPDLGRRQSLGEGLESWRGFYQSIRPTQMGLSLNIDMSSTAFIEPLPVIEFVTQLLNRDVTSRPLSDSDRVKIKKALRGVKVEVTHRGNMRRKYRISGLTSQATRELTFPVDERGTMKSVVEYFFETYGFVIQHSQWPCLQVGNQQRPNYLPMEVCKIVEGQRYSKRLNERQITALLKVTCQRPRDRELDIMQTVRHNAYHEDPYAKEFGIKISEKLASVEARILPAPWLKYHDTGREKDCLPQVGQWNMMNKKMVNGGVVNNWICINFSRNVQDSVARGFCHELAQMCYISGMAFCPEPVLPPLSGRPDQVERVLKTRYHDAMTKLQPQRKELDLLIVILPDNNGSLYGDLKRICETDLGLVSQCCLTKHVFRMNKQYLANVALKINVKVGGRNTVLVDALSRRIPLVSDRPTIIFGADVTHPHPGEDSSPSIAAVVASQDWPEITKYAGLVCAQAHRQELIQDLFKTWQDPARGTLSGGMIKELLVSFRRATGQKPQRIIFYRDGVSEGQFYQVLLYELDAIRKACASLEPNYQPPVTFVVVQKRHHTRLFANNHHDHNSVDKSGNILPGTVVDSKICHPTEFDFYLCSHAGIQGTSRPAHYHVLWDENKFTADGLQSLTNNLCYTYARCTRSVSIVPPAYYAHLAAFRARFYMEPESSESGSITSGAATGRGGMGGAGPRSTRAPGINAAVRPLPALKENVKRVMFYC is encoded by the exons ATGGTGAGGAAGAGGAGAACTGAGCTTCCTAGTGGGAGCGAAAGCTCTCAGGCTCAGCAGGAAACAAGTGGGGGTGGTAGTGGTAGAGGCTACCAACCACGCCCTGCTGAGAGGAGCGCTCCACCCCAGCAGCAACATGCAGGAGGAAGAGGTTGGGCCCCCCAAGGAGGTCGTGGAGGTTATGGTGGGGGGCGCAGCGGTCGTGGAATGCCACCTCAGCAACAGTATGGTGGGACACCTGAATATCAAGGCCGGGGAAGGGGAGGGCCACCCCAGCAAGGTGGTCGCGGAGGGTATGGCGGTGGCCCTGGCGGCATCAGTGGCCGAGGCGGACCTTCTTCTGGTGGCCCATCAAGACCATCAGATCCCGAGCTGCACCAAGCAACCCAGGTTCAACATCAACCTGGGGTCATTCCGCCTCAGCCAACGTCATCTGAGGCTAGTTCATCTACCCGACCTCCGGAGCCATCTCAAGTGGTCCAGCAATTTGAGGAGCTCACCATCCAAGGCGCTCCGAGCCAGGCAATTCAACCTGTGCCACCATCTAGTAAATCAGTGAGGTTCCCTCTTAGGCCTGGCAAGGGTAGCACTGGAACGAAGTGTATAGTTAAGGCAAATCACTTCTTTGCTGAATTACCAGACAAAGATTTGCATCAGTATGAT GTTACAATTACTCCGGAGGTGACATCTCGTGGAGTCAACCGTGCTGTAATGGAACAGCTGGTTAGGTTGTACAGAGAATCGCATCTTGGAAAGAGGCTTCCTGCCTATGATGGGCGAAAGAGTCTGTATACTGCTGGGCCACTCCCATTTCTATCCAAGGAGTTCAAAATTACGCttattgatgaagatgatggaTCCGGTGGGCAAAG GAGAGAAAGGGAATTTAAAGTTGTGATAAAATTGGCTGCACGTGCAGACCTGCACCATTTAGGACTCTTCTTGCAGGGTAGGCAAGCTGATGCACCCCAGGAAGCACTTCAAGTTCTTGATATTGTCCTGCGTGAATTACCTACTACTAG GTACTGTCCTGTGGGTCGTTCATTTTATTCTCCTGATCTGGGAAGGAGGCAGTCACTGGGTGAGGGATTGGAGAGTTGGCGTGGTTTTTATCAAAGCATTCGTCCAACTCAGATGGGGCTGTCTCTGAATATAG ACATGTCTTCAACTGCATTCATTGAGCCATTGCCAGTAATTGAGTTTGTAACACAGCTGCTGAATCGGGATGTTACTTCTAGACCCTTGTCTGATTCTGATCGTGTAAAG aTCAAAAAGGCTCTACGAGGAGTCAAAGTTGAGGTTACACATCGCGGAAATATGCGCAGGAAGTACCGTATATCTGGTTTAACATCGCAGGCAACAAGAGAGCTGAC GTTTCCAGTTGATGAAAGAGGTACAATGAAATCAGTTGTTGAATACTTCTTCGAAACTTATGGTTTTGTTATTCAACATTCACAATGGCCATGTCTGCAAGTGGGTAACCAACAGAGACCAAATTATTTGCCTATGGAG GTTTGCAAGATTGTCGAGGGTCAGAGGTACTCGAAGAGGTTGAATGAGAGACAGATTACTGCTTTATTGAAGGTGACCTGCCAGCGTCCTCGAGACAGGGAGCTAGATATAATGCAG ACCGTTCGTCACAATGCTTACCATGAGGATCCTTATGCAAAAGAGTTTGGAATCAAAATTAGTGAGAAGCTGGCTTCAGTTGAAGCTCGAATTCTTCCTGCACCATgg CTGAAATATCATGATACAGGCAGAGAAAAGGATTGCCTACCACAAGTTGGACAATGGAACATGATGAATAAG AAAATGGTCAATGGGGGAGTAGTTAACAATTGGATCTGCATCAATTTTTCACGGAATGTGCAAGATAGTGTGGCCCGTGGGTTTTGCCATGAACTTGCACAAATGTGTTACATTTCTGGCATG GCATTTTGTCCTGAACCAGTGCTTCCACCTTTGAGTGGCCGTCCTGATCAGGTAGAAAGAGTCCTTAAAACTCGGTATCATGATGCCATGACCAAACTCCAGCCTCAGAGAAAGGAGCTTGACCTGCTTATCGTTATTTTGCCAGATAACAATGGCTCTCTTTATG GTGATTTGAAGCGAATCTGTGAGACTGATCTTGGTCTTGTTTCCCAATGTTGCTTGACGAAGCATGTATTTAGGATGAATAAACAATACCTGGCCAATGTGGCATTGAAGATAAATGTCAAGGTTGGAGGAAGGAATACTGTGCTTGTGGACGCACTGTCAAGGCGTATACCTTTAGTCAGTGATCGGCCTACTATTATCTTTGGTGCTGATGTTACCCATCCTCATCCAGGAGAGGATTCAAGCCCTTCAATTGCAGCT GTTGTGGCATCTCAAGATTGGCCGGAAATCACAAAGTATGCTGGTTTGGTTTGTGCTCAAGCCCATCGACAGGAGCTGATTCAAGATCTTTTCAAGACATGGCAGGATCCTGCAAGAGGGACATTGTCTGGTGGCATGATTAA GGAACTACTCGTATCTTTTCGTAGAGCAACTGGTCAGAAACCACAACGTATCATATTTTACAG GGATGGTGTGAGTGAGGGCCAATTCTACCAGGTTTTGCTGTATGAACTAGATGCTATCCGAAAG GCGTGTGCCTCTTTGGAGCCAAACTATCAGCCTCCTGTGACTTTTGTTGTGGTTCAGAAGCGCCATCACACAAGATTGTTTGCCAATAACCATCATGACCACAATTCAGTTGATAAGAGTGGAAACATATTGCCGG GTACTGTTGTAGACTCCAAAATTTGTCACCCAACTGAATTTGACTTCTACCTCTGTTCGCATGCTGGAATTCAG GGTACAAGTCGTCCAGCTCATTACCATGTACTATGGGATGAGAACAAGTTTACCGCTGATGGGCTGCAGTCCCTAACAAATAACCTTTGTTATAC ATATGCAAGGTGCACTCGATCTGTTTCCATTg TGCCCCCGGCATACTATGCCCATCTTGCTGCATTCCGAGCTCGGTTCTATATGGAGCCAGAGTCCTCAGAAAGTGGTTCCATTACAAGTGGTGCTGCCACTGGACGTGGAGGCATGGGCGGAGCAGGTCCACGAAGCACACGTGCACCAGGAATTAATGCTGCTGTGAGACCCCTACCAGCACTCAAGGAGAATGTCAAAAGGGTCATGTTCTACTGTTAG